A part of Limihaloglobus sulfuriphilus genomic DNA contains:
- a CDS encoding DUF2817 domain-containing protein, with translation MKRFFTFIICIVTACAFFCSGCNTPSNTVPKRCPVSLPGYSFPACSVEERQICRLDAGDPSAPLVLYIGGIHGNEKTGISLCWDLAEGIADSSIDISGKRVIIIPVFNPDGTAANTRYNINGVDLNRNYPAENRQVSKVNGLEPVNQPESRFIYELILDEKPEKIIVLHEALDCIDYDGPGKQLAEQMAAVCPLEVKKLGARPGSLGAWAGETLGIPIICVEFSEADSKLSDGQLWQRYKEMMLAPLD, from the coding sequence TTGAAACGATTTTTTACATTTATAATTTGTATTGTCACAGCTTGTGCATTCTTCTGCTCCGGCTGTAATACTCCTTCGAATACAGTGCCTAAGAGATGCCCTGTCAGCCTGCCCGGCTACAGTTTTCCCGCCTGTTCTGTGGAAGAACGTCAGATTTGCAGGCTCGATGCCGGTGATCCGTCGGCTCCGCTGGTTCTGTATATCGGCGGGATACACGGCAATGAAAAGACCGGTATCAGCCTTTGCTGGGATCTGGCAGAAGGTATTGCTGATTCTTCTATCGATATCAGCGGAAAAAGGGTTATAATAATCCCTGTGTTCAATCCCGATGGTACCGCCGCGAATACCAGATACAACATCAACGGAGTTGACCTGAATCGAAACTATCCCGCAGAGAACCGGCAGGTCAGCAAGGTAAACGGTTTGGAGCCTGTAAATCAGCCAGAGTCACGGTTTATATATGAGCTTATACTCGATGAAAAACCGGAAAAGATTATAGTTCTCCATGAAGCTCTTGATTGTATTGATTATGACGGGCCGGGGAAACAGCTCGCAGAACAGATGGCTGCGGTCTGCCCGCTGGAAGTTAAGAAACTTGGAGCCCGCCCGGGCTCTCTCGGCGCATGGGCAGGGGAGACGCTTGGAATACCGATTATTTGCGTTGAATTCAGCGAAGCTGATTCAAAGCTCAGTGACGGGCAGCTCTGGCAAAGGTATAAAGAAATGATGCTGGCACCCCTTGATTAA
- a CDS encoding MATE family efflux transporter has product MSRFLEGDIKGHLLRLTFPSIGGMFAIMAFNLTDTYFVSRLGTSALAAMGFTFPVVMAVGALSIGFSVGASSIVTRALGAGDRALARRTVADCLFITVLGTLLIGFIGFVFTRKLFIVLGAEGEELELVCQYMRIWFLGSLLAVLPAVIDGCLRATGDMFRPFIVMSTVAAFNIALDPVLIFGFEPLGIPAMGIRGAVWATLAARLIGTSLTFSFLHFHARMIDWSRPHIRELLKSWNRILQLGVPASINQAINPLLFGVLTRLASSVGGVKAVAAMASSTRIEGVMFLVSIAYSIALGPFTGHNYGARLLGRVKETRQLSNRFAFYYCIASCIFLFFTARTLAGIFSDDTEVIRLTKAYLLICVFGHAGVHAVMWNCQMLNTIGKTRKVLMINFFKVTLLLIPLSWLGGRIYGFVGLAAGLSVGNMLAGILAAKIARADLS; this is encoded by the coding sequence ATGAGCAGGTTCTTAGAAGGCGATATCAAAGGGCATCTTTTAAGGCTCACTTTTCCCAGTATCGGAGGCATGTTTGCCATAATGGCATTCAACCTTACTGACACCTATTTTGTTTCCAGACTTGGAACAAGTGCCCTGGCGGCGATGGGGTTTACGTTTCCGGTGGTAATGGCTGTCGGGGCGCTGTCAATCGGGTTTTCAGTTGGCGCATCATCAATCGTTACAAGGGCCTTGGGTGCGGGCGACCGTGCTCTTGCCCGGCGTACTGTTGCTGATTGTCTTTTTATCACTGTTCTGGGCACGCTGCTGATAGGGTTTATCGGTTTTGTGTTTACACGAAAACTTTTTATTGTTCTCGGAGCAGAGGGTGAGGAGCTTGAGTTAGTTTGCCAGTACATGCGGATATGGTTTTTGGGCTCTTTACTGGCGGTTCTCCCCGCAGTTATAGACGGCTGCCTCCGCGCAACAGGTGATATGTTCAGGCCCTTTATTGTTATGAGTACTGTCGCGGCGTTTAACATTGCCCTGGATCCCGTTTTGATATTCGGGTTTGAGCCTTTGGGTATTCCGGCAATGGGAATAAGGGGGGCAGTCTGGGCGACACTGGCCGCCAGGCTGATCGGGACTTCTCTGACCTTTAGTTTTCTCCACTTTCACGCCCGAATGATAGACTGGAGCAGACCTCACATACGTGAGCTTTTAAAGTCGTGGAACCGTATCCTCCAGCTGGGGGTGCCGGCATCTATCAATCAGGCTATAAACCCGCTGCTTTTTGGAGTGTTGACAAGATTGGCTTCTTCAGTTGGCGGGGTCAAAGCTGTGGCGGCTATGGCTTCGAGCACAAGGATCGAAGGAGTTATGTTTCTTGTTTCAATCGCGTATTCAATCGCTCTGGGCCCATTCACCGGACACAATTACGGTGCAAGGCTTCTCGGCCGCGTAAAAGAAACAAGACAGCTGAGCAACAGGTTTGCGTTCTATTACTGTATCGCAAGCTGCATATTTCTTTTTTTTACTGCCAGGACGCTGGCAGGAATTTTCAGTGACGACACTGAGGTGATTCGCCTTACAAAGGCTTATCTGCTGATTTGTGTGTTTGGCCATGCGGGAGTACACGCAGTTATGTGGAACTGCCAGATGCTGAACACTATCGGCAAAACACGTAAAGTTCTCATGATAAACTTCTTTAAGGTTACACTGCTGTTGATTCCGCTAAGCTGGCTCGGAGGTCGTATTTATGGATTTGTCGGGCTTGCAGCAGGACTTTCTGTCGGGAACATGCTTGCCGGAATTCTGGCGGCTAAAATCGCCCGGGCCGACTTGAGCTGA
- the lepB gene encoding signal peptidase I, whose product MSDKQSPSKEKSLCSTFEWLLIALALAFTYRAFLLEAYKIPTGSMAPTLRGDRFAVACQSCGEKFDYGFIPERYRRGANREGFYQLDPGTICPNCGTTSRPVASKINGDRILVFKGSYYFHDPDRWDVFVFKNPTEPHLNYIKRLVGLPGEKIEIIDGDIYINDKITRKPAKVQNELWMPVFDSRLTEVVAYSQNREPVSPMMNSEGSNWRYIENGRSFSLDETEGKKHELYYNYKQGRDLRAFYSYNRYDMINVAPFFSDMMLEAYVAFPDQSGEFEAVLSKYGTEYTASLDVSGTMTVSAKEPSGKRNVIAEKTIKPLDTDRPVRFCFENLDHVLRFSFGPETLEYDFGREAHAMGEPGRLRPQIKVAGSGRLRVENLRIMRDIYYYGTGFDDETLRAGEGRPYTLGEDEFFACGDNSPASSDSRYWDAPGIGNNAKTYPAGVVPRDYLIGKAFFVYWPGSFKYNLNPKFSKLGKFAILPNVSEMKFIYGGVDDAEIEAEE is encoded by the coding sequence ATGTCCGATAAACAGAGTCCCAGCAAAGAGAAATCGCTCTGCTCAACATTTGAATGGCTTCTTATCGCTTTGGCGCTGGCCTTTACATACAGGGCGTTTCTGCTGGAAGCCTACAAAATACCTACCGGCAGTATGGCGCCGACACTTCGGGGCGACAGGTTTGCTGTTGCCTGCCAGAGCTGCGGCGAGAAGTTCGACTACGGTTTTATACCTGAGCGGTATCGCAGAGGGGCTAACCGTGAGGGTTTTTATCAGCTTGACCCGGGAACGATCTGCCCCAATTGCGGCACAACATCCAGGCCGGTAGCCTCTAAAATCAATGGTGACAGAATCCTTGTATTCAAAGGCAGTTATTATTTTCACGACCCGGACAGATGGGATGTTTTTGTCTTTAAGAATCCTACTGAACCGCATCTGAATTATATAAAGAGGCTTGTAGGGCTGCCCGGGGAAAAAATCGAGATAATTGACGGTGATATCTATATTAACGACAAAATAACCCGCAAACCTGCTAAGGTTCAAAACGAGCTCTGGATGCCGGTTTTCGACAGCAGGCTGACAGAGGTTGTCGCCTATAGCCAAAACCGTGAGCCGGTCTCGCCTATGATGAATTCTGAAGGCTCAAACTGGAGATACATTGAAAACGGCCGCTCATTTTCTCTTGATGAAACAGAGGGAAAAAAGCATGAATTATATTATAACTATAAGCAGGGACGTGACCTGCGGGCTTTTTATTCATATAACAGATATGATATGATCAACGTTGCTCCGTTCTTTTCCGATATGATGCTTGAGGCTTATGTGGCTTTTCCGGATCAGAGCGGTGAGTTCGAGGCTGTGCTTAGCAAGTACGGCACTGAATATACTGCATCTCTCGATGTTTCAGGCACGATGACTGTTTCGGCAAAAGAACCGTCAGGAAAGCGAAATGTTATAGCCGAAAAGACTATCAAACCACTTGATACCGACAGGCCGGTACGTTTCTGTTTTGAGAATTTAGATCACGTTCTTCGATTCAGCTTTGGGCCTGAAACACTCGAATACGATTTTGGCAGGGAGGCTCACGCCATGGGAGAGCCCGGCAGGCTGAGGCCTCAGATCAAGGTCGCCGGCAGCGGCAGGCTCCGGGTTGAGAATCTTCGAATAATGCGGGATATCTATTATTACGGCACCGGTTTTGATGATGAAACACTGCGAGCAGGGGAAGGCCGGCCTTATACGCTTGGAGAAGACGAATTTTTTGCATGCGGCGATAACAGCCCCGCCAGTTCTGATTCACGCTATTGGGATGCCCCCGGTATCGGCAATAACGCCAAGACATATCCGGCCGGTGTGGTTCCCAGAGACTACCTGATAGGAAAAGCGTTTTTCGTTTACTGGCCCGGCAGCTTCAAATATAATCTAAACCCTAAATTCAGCAAGTTGGGCAAATTCGCAATACTGCCTAATGTCAGCGAAATGAAATTTATCTATGGCGGGGTTGATGATGCCGAAATTGAAGCTGAAGAATAA